One genomic segment of Anticarsia gemmatalis isolate Benzon Research Colony breed Stoneville strain chromosome Z, ilAntGemm2 primary, whole genome shotgun sequence includes these proteins:
- the Alh gene encoding coiled coil domain containing protein Alhambra isoform X3: MKEMVGGCCVCSDERGWPDNPLVYCDGNGCTVAVHQACYGIVTVPTGPWYCRKCESGETKTKVRCELCPSKSGALKRSDTGGWAHVVCALYIPEVRFGNVTSMEPIVLRLIPPERYNKTCYICADQGKSHRATAGACMQCNKSGCKQQFHVTCAQGLGLLCEEAGNYLDNVKYCGYCQHHYSKLFTNHDVTIIAKKKGGNVKTIPPYKPVSHDSQSSDSSCEKEGEPSPMTSGSVTPTHAGKSKGPGRKSSHATSTVVSGSGKNTPTTSKTPTNTSQPMDKKKPSPSRRGSSAGDGGSGSKTSTPAPSPQHTSTNAETSQPQSGRASGSSTPSTSKVTPPAASPTATKPVENVGVISSVASATAASVATITTVPPASVTPTTSVVQAPAPKPTYQESVITNVESMETKQTKKRKAVNAANAAAEYVSTTPPAPVNETPAAQGPSGWEGGHSNVNNDVLMSEPSDKVIKKAKTDNVESVSVPTSHFASVSPAPPPPPPPPAHSPASHPSPRHLPSPMPGPSGLNQVTNIRSPSQPQGKGERDGPASLLVSVPLPSTSHGLNLTAHSQAPQAMPVEMPGPSQHIFHQPQKQAAMDTSITGHSPHAIPSRSWGGLNVAYEMQQDPNKPGVSGMAGTSKDLGPNMGPMPPTTIRNKKRAAMTSVVAMANAPQAMQTVTTQSLASVRRQPQPTPPPIYQETIKDSPPSSPSSERPLKPKMEASKMGVSCTAPHMLGNELNPESGAAACLQEQLSAELAAHAAGTAGADPLIPPPLMNKAAAGANNSSGRGSSGAQSLDQLLERQWEQGSQFLMEQAQHFDIASLLSCLHQLRTENVRLEDHVGSLQLRRDHLLAVNARLAIPLTTVTSGPPEPSRCQMQRENGAQVRPPPPQVRAAETITSERSHQQLIMREVQQKPS; this comes from the exons ATGAAGGAGATGGTAGGAGGCTGCTGTGTATGCTCGGACGAGCGCGGTTGGCCGGACAACCCGCTTGTCTACTGCGACGGAAATGGATGCACTGTGGCGGTCCACCAAG CCTGCTATGGCATAGTGACAGTACCAACGGGACCATGGTACTGCAGGAAGTGTGAGAGCGGTGAAACTAAGACCAAAGTG CGGTGTGAGCTGTGCCCGTCTAAATCAGGTGCACTCAAACGCTCGGATACGGGAGGTTGGGCACATGTCGTCTGCGCGCTCTACATACCGGAAGTACGGTTCGGCAATGTCACCTCCATGGAGCCGATCGTACTTCGCCTGATCCCGCCAGAGAGATATAACAAG ACCTGCTACATCTGTGCGGATCAGGGAAAGAGTCACCGAGCCACCGCTGGAGCATGCATGCAATGCAACAAATCAG GTTGTAAGCAACAGTTCCACGTGACGTGTGCCCAAGGGCTGGGCCTCCTCTGCGAAGAGGCCGGCAACTACTTGGACAACGTCAAGTACTGCGGCTACTGCCAACACCACTACAGCAAACTG tTCACCAATCATGATGTCACCATCATCGCAAAG AAAAAAGGTGGTAACGTAAAGACCATCCCGCCGTACAAGCCGGTGTCGCACGACAGTCAGTCGAGCGACTCGAGCTGCGAGAAGGAGGGCGAGCCCTCTCCAATGACTAGCGGGAGTGTCACGCCTACCCACGCCGGCAAGTCCAAAGGG CCTGGACGTAAGTCATCTCATGCTACAAGCACGGTGGTGTCAGGGTCTGGAAAAAACACACCGACCACATCTAAGACCCCGACCAACACGAGCCAGCCCATGG ACAAGAAGAAACCGTCGCCGTCGCGGCGGGGCTCGTCGGCGGGCGACGGGGGCTCCGGCAGCAAGACCAGCACACCTGCACCGTCTCCACAACACACATCAACAAATGCAGAAACTTCGCAGCCACAGAGCGGCAGAG CGTCTGGTAGCTCAACGCCCAGCACTTCGAAGGTAACACCTCCAGCCGCGTCGCCCACGGCTACCAAACCTGTAGAAAATGTTGGCGTCATCAGCTCAGTGGCTTCTGCGACGGCGGCCAGCGTGGCAACTATTACAACTGTACCACCTGCCAG TGTTACTCCTACGACATCGGTGGTTCAAGCGCCAGCTCCGAAGCCTACGTACCAAGAGTCAGTGATCACCAACGTCGAATCAATGGAGACTAAACAGACAAAGAAGAGGAAGGCGGTGAACGCCGCCAACGCCGCCGCCGAGTATGTCTCTACCACTCCACCCGCGCCG GTGAATGAAACGCCGGCTGCTCAAGGGCCGAGCGGTTGGGAGGGCGGACATAGTAACGTCAACAATGATGTTCTTATGTCTGAACCTTCGGACAAAGTCATCAAAAAG GCTAAGACGGACAACGTGGAGAGCGTGTCGGTGCCGACGTCGCACTTCGCTAGCGTGAGCCCGGCGCCtccgcccccgccgccgccgcccgcacACAGCCCCGCTTCGCACCCCAGTCCTAG GCATCTACCAAGCCCAATGCCTGGACCAAGTGGGCTGAACCAGGTTACTAACATACGATCACCATCGCAACCCCAG GGGAAAGGCGAGCGCGACGGGCCCGCCTCGCTCCTGGTCTCTGTGCCGTTACCCTCGACCAGCCACGGCCTCAACCTCACGGCACACTCACAG GCGCCGCAAGCGATGCCTGTTGAGATGCCGGGTCCATCGCAGCACATCTTTCATCAACCACAAAAACAA GCGGCGATGGACACTAGCATCACAGGGCATTCACCGCATGCAATTCCCAGTCGTTCCTGGGGAGGACTCAACGTGGCCTACGAAATGCAACAAGATCCTAATAAACCTGG TGTGAGTGGTATGGCCGGCACTAGTAAGGACTTGGGCCCCAACATGGGCCCCATGCCCCCTACCACCATTCGCAACAAGAAGCGAGCTGCTATGACCTCTGTTGTAGCCATGGCTAATGCACCACAGGCTATGC aGACGGTGACCACACAGAGCTTGGCGAGCGTGCGCCGACAGCCGCAGCCAACTCCGCCGCCTATCTACCAAGAGACCATCAAAGATTCACCGCCCAGCTCGCCGA GCTCGGAGCGCCCGCTCAAACCTAAAATGGAAGCGTCCAA GATGGGTGTATCGTGCACGGCGCCTCACATGCTGGGCAACGAGCTGAACCCGGagagcggcgcggcggcgtgccTGCAGGAACAGCTGAGCGCCGAGCTCGCGGCCCATGCTGCCGGCACCGCGGGCGCCGACCCGCTGATCCCGCCGCCGCTCATGAACAAGGCAGCTGCG GGAGCTAACAACAGCTCCGGGCGTGGTTCTTCCGGCGCGCAGAGCCTCGACCAGCTGCTGGAGAGGCAGTGGGAGCAAGGCTCACAGTTCCTGATGGAGCAAGCTCAGCATTTTGAta TTGCGTCGCTATTGTCGTGCTTGCATCAGCTGCGTACGGAAAACGTTAGGCTGGAGGACCATGTAGGCAGCCTGCAGTTGCGCCGCGATCATCTCCTAGCCGTCAACGCACGACTTGCTATACCGCTCACAACTG TGACTAGCGGACCGCCGGAGCCGAGCCGGTGCCAGATGCAGCGCGAGAACGGAGCGCAAGTGCGGCCACCGCCGCCGCAAGTTCGCGCTGCTGAGACCATTACATCTGAGCGCTCCCACCAG CAGCTAATTATGAGAGAAGTACAACAAAAGCCCAGCTGA
- the Alh gene encoding coiled coil domain containing protein Alhambra isoform X4: MKEMVGGCCVCSDERGWPDNPLVYCDGNGCTVAVHQACYGIVTVPTGPWYCRKCESGETKTKVRCELCPSKSGALKRSDTGGWAHVVCALYIPEVRFGNVTSMEPIVLRLIPPERYNKTCYICADQGKSHRATAGACMQCNKSGCKQQFHVTCAQGLGLLCEEAGNYLDNVKYCGYCQHHYSKLKKGGNVKTIPPYKPVSHDSQSSDSSCEKEGEPSPMTSGSVTPTHAGKSKGPGRKSSHATSTVVSGSGKNTPTTSKTPTNTSQPMDKKKPSPSRRGSSAGDGGSGSKTSTPAPSPQHTSTNAETSQPQSGRASGSSTPSTSKVTPPAASPTATKPVENVGVISSVASATAASVATITTVPPASVTPTTSVVQAPAPKPTYQESVITNVESMETKQTKKRKAVNAANAAAEYVSTTPPAPVNETPAAQGPSGWEGGHSNVNNDVLMSEPSDKVIKKAKTDNVESVSVPTSHFASVSPAPPPPPPPPAHSPASHPSPRHLPSPMPGPSGLNQVTNIRSPSQPQGKGERDGPASLLVSVPLPSTSHGLNLTAHSQAPQAMPVEMPGPSQHIFHQPQKQAAMDTSITGHSPHAIPSRSWGGLNVAYEMQQDPNKPGVSGMAGTSKDLGPNMGPMPPTTIRNKKRAAMTSVVAMANAPQAMQTVTTQSLASVRRQPQPTPPPIYQETIKDSPPSSPSSERPLKPKMEASKMGVSCTAPHMLGNELNPESGAAACLQEQLSAELAAHAAGTAGADPLIPPPLMNKAAAGANNSSGRGSSGAQSLDQLLERQWEQGSQFLMEQAQHFDIASLLSCLHQLRTENVRLEDHVGSLQLRRDHLLAVNARLAIPLTTVTSGPPEPSRCQMQRENGAQVRPPPPQVRAAETITSERSHQQLIMREVQQKPS, from the exons ATGAAGGAGATGGTAGGAGGCTGCTGTGTATGCTCGGACGAGCGCGGTTGGCCGGACAACCCGCTTGTCTACTGCGACGGAAATGGATGCACTGTGGCGGTCCACCAAG CCTGCTATGGCATAGTGACAGTACCAACGGGACCATGGTACTGCAGGAAGTGTGAGAGCGGTGAAACTAAGACCAAAGTG CGGTGTGAGCTGTGCCCGTCTAAATCAGGTGCACTCAAACGCTCGGATACGGGAGGTTGGGCACATGTCGTCTGCGCGCTCTACATACCGGAAGTACGGTTCGGCAATGTCACCTCCATGGAGCCGATCGTACTTCGCCTGATCCCGCCAGAGAGATATAACAAG ACCTGCTACATCTGTGCGGATCAGGGAAAGAGTCACCGAGCCACCGCTGGAGCATGCATGCAATGCAACAAATCAG GTTGTAAGCAACAGTTCCACGTGACGTGTGCCCAAGGGCTGGGCCTCCTCTGCGAAGAGGCCGGCAACTACTTGGACAACGTCAAGTACTGCGGCTACTGCCAACACCACTACAGCAAACTG AAAAAAGGTGGTAACGTAAAGACCATCCCGCCGTACAAGCCGGTGTCGCACGACAGTCAGTCGAGCGACTCGAGCTGCGAGAAGGAGGGCGAGCCCTCTCCAATGACTAGCGGGAGTGTCACGCCTACCCACGCCGGCAAGTCCAAAGGG CCTGGACGTAAGTCATCTCATGCTACAAGCACGGTGGTGTCAGGGTCTGGAAAAAACACACCGACCACATCTAAGACCCCGACCAACACGAGCCAGCCCATGG ACAAGAAGAAACCGTCGCCGTCGCGGCGGGGCTCGTCGGCGGGCGACGGGGGCTCCGGCAGCAAGACCAGCACACCTGCACCGTCTCCACAACACACATCAACAAATGCAGAAACTTCGCAGCCACAGAGCGGCAGAG CGTCTGGTAGCTCAACGCCCAGCACTTCGAAGGTAACACCTCCAGCCGCGTCGCCCACGGCTACCAAACCTGTAGAAAATGTTGGCGTCATCAGCTCAGTGGCTTCTGCGACGGCGGCCAGCGTGGCAACTATTACAACTGTACCACCTGCCAG TGTTACTCCTACGACATCGGTGGTTCAAGCGCCAGCTCCGAAGCCTACGTACCAAGAGTCAGTGATCACCAACGTCGAATCAATGGAGACTAAACAGACAAAGAAGAGGAAGGCGGTGAACGCCGCCAACGCCGCCGCCGAGTATGTCTCTACCACTCCACCCGCGCCG GTGAATGAAACGCCGGCTGCTCAAGGGCCGAGCGGTTGGGAGGGCGGACATAGTAACGTCAACAATGATGTTCTTATGTCTGAACCTTCGGACAAAGTCATCAAAAAG GCTAAGACGGACAACGTGGAGAGCGTGTCGGTGCCGACGTCGCACTTCGCTAGCGTGAGCCCGGCGCCtccgcccccgccgccgccgcccgcacACAGCCCCGCTTCGCACCCCAGTCCTAG GCATCTACCAAGCCCAATGCCTGGACCAAGTGGGCTGAACCAGGTTACTAACATACGATCACCATCGCAACCCCAG GGGAAAGGCGAGCGCGACGGGCCCGCCTCGCTCCTGGTCTCTGTGCCGTTACCCTCGACCAGCCACGGCCTCAACCTCACGGCACACTCACAG GCGCCGCAAGCGATGCCTGTTGAGATGCCGGGTCCATCGCAGCACATCTTTCATCAACCACAAAAACAA GCGGCGATGGACACTAGCATCACAGGGCATTCACCGCATGCAATTCCCAGTCGTTCCTGGGGAGGACTCAACGTGGCCTACGAAATGCAACAAGATCCTAATAAACCTGG TGTGAGTGGTATGGCCGGCACTAGTAAGGACTTGGGCCCCAACATGGGCCCCATGCCCCCTACCACCATTCGCAACAAGAAGCGAGCTGCTATGACCTCTGTTGTAGCCATGGCTAATGCACCACAGGCTATGC aGACGGTGACCACACAGAGCTTGGCGAGCGTGCGCCGACAGCCGCAGCCAACTCCGCCGCCTATCTACCAAGAGACCATCAAAGATTCACCGCCCAGCTCGCCGA GCTCGGAGCGCCCGCTCAAACCTAAAATGGAAGCGTCCAA GATGGGTGTATCGTGCACGGCGCCTCACATGCTGGGCAACGAGCTGAACCCGGagagcggcgcggcggcgtgccTGCAGGAACAGCTGAGCGCCGAGCTCGCGGCCCATGCTGCCGGCACCGCGGGCGCCGACCCGCTGATCCCGCCGCCGCTCATGAACAAGGCAGCTGCG GGAGCTAACAACAGCTCCGGGCGTGGTTCTTCCGGCGCGCAGAGCCTCGACCAGCTGCTGGAGAGGCAGTGGGAGCAAGGCTCACAGTTCCTGATGGAGCAAGCTCAGCATTTTGAta TTGCGTCGCTATTGTCGTGCTTGCATCAGCTGCGTACGGAAAACGTTAGGCTGGAGGACCATGTAGGCAGCCTGCAGTTGCGCCGCGATCATCTCCTAGCCGTCAACGCACGACTTGCTATACCGCTCACAACTG TGACTAGCGGACCGCCGGAGCCGAGCCGGTGCCAGATGCAGCGCGAGAACGGAGCGCAAGTGCGGCCACCGCCGCCGCAAGTTCGCGCTGCTGAGACCATTACATCTGAGCGCTCCCACCAG CAGCTAATTATGAGAGAAGTACAACAAAAGCCCAGCTGA
- the Alh gene encoding coiled coil domain containing protein Alhambra isoform X1: MKEMVGGCCVCSDERGWPDNPLVYCDGNGCTVAVHQACYGIVTVPTGPWYCRKCESGETKTKVRCELCPSKSGALKRSDTGGWAHVVCALYIPEVRFGNVTSMEPIVLRLIPPERYNKTCYICADQGKSHRATAGACMQCNKSGCKQQFHVTCAQGLGLLCEEAGNYLDNVKYCGYCQHHYSKLFTNHDVTIIAKKKGGNVKTIPPYKPVSHDSQSSDSSCEKEGEPSPMTSGSVTPTHAGKSKGPGRKSSHATSTVVSGSGKNTPTTSKTPTNTSQPMGGKMHHSSDKKKPSPSRRGSSAGDGGSGSKTSTPAPSPQHTSTNAETSQPQSGRASGSSTPSTSKVTPPAASPTATKPVENVGVISSVASATAASVATITTVPPASVTPTTSVVQAPAPKPTYQESVITNVESMETKQTKKRKAVNAANAAAEYVSTTPPAPVNETPAAQGPSGWEGGHSNVNNDVLMSEPSDKVIKKAKTDNVESVSVPTSHFASVSPAPPPPPPPPAHSPASHPSPRHLPSPMPGPSGLNQVTNIRSPSQPQGKGERDGPASLLVSVPLPSTSHGLNLTAHSQAPQAMPVEMPGPSQHIFHQPQKQAAMDTSITGHSPHAIPSRSWGGLNVAYEMQQDPNKPGVSGMAGTSKDLGPNMGPMPPTTIRNKKRAAMTSVVAMANAPQAMQTVTTQSLASVRRQPQPTPPPIYQETIKDSPPSSPSSERPLKPKMEASKMGVSCTAPHMLGNELNPESGAAACLQEQLSAELAAHAAGTAGADPLIPPPLMNKAAAGANNSSGRGSSGAQSLDQLLERQWEQGSQFLMEQAQHFDIASLLSCLHQLRTENVRLEDHVGSLQLRRDHLLAVNARLAIPLTTVTSGPPEPSRCQMQRENGAQVRPPPPQVRAAETITSERSHQQLIMREVQQKPS; this comes from the exons ATGAAGGAGATGGTAGGAGGCTGCTGTGTATGCTCGGACGAGCGCGGTTGGCCGGACAACCCGCTTGTCTACTGCGACGGAAATGGATGCACTGTGGCGGTCCACCAAG CCTGCTATGGCATAGTGACAGTACCAACGGGACCATGGTACTGCAGGAAGTGTGAGAGCGGTGAAACTAAGACCAAAGTG CGGTGTGAGCTGTGCCCGTCTAAATCAGGTGCACTCAAACGCTCGGATACGGGAGGTTGGGCACATGTCGTCTGCGCGCTCTACATACCGGAAGTACGGTTCGGCAATGTCACCTCCATGGAGCCGATCGTACTTCGCCTGATCCCGCCAGAGAGATATAACAAG ACCTGCTACATCTGTGCGGATCAGGGAAAGAGTCACCGAGCCACCGCTGGAGCATGCATGCAATGCAACAAATCAG GTTGTAAGCAACAGTTCCACGTGACGTGTGCCCAAGGGCTGGGCCTCCTCTGCGAAGAGGCCGGCAACTACTTGGACAACGTCAAGTACTGCGGCTACTGCCAACACCACTACAGCAAACTG tTCACCAATCATGATGTCACCATCATCGCAAAG AAAAAAGGTGGTAACGTAAAGACCATCCCGCCGTACAAGCCGGTGTCGCACGACAGTCAGTCGAGCGACTCGAGCTGCGAGAAGGAGGGCGAGCCCTCTCCAATGACTAGCGGGAGTGTCACGCCTACCCACGCCGGCAAGTCCAAAGGG CCTGGACGTAAGTCATCTCATGCTACAAGCACGGTGGTGTCAGGGTCTGGAAAAAACACACCGACCACATCTAAGACCCCGACCAACACGAGCCAGCCCATGG GTGGCAAAATGCATCACTCGTCAGACAAGAAGAAACCGTCGCCGTCGCGGCGGGGCTCGTCGGCGGGCGACGGGGGCTCCGGCAGCAAGACCAGCACACCTGCACCGTCTCCACAACACACATCAACAAATGCAGAAACTTCGCAGCCACAGAGCGGCAGAG CGTCTGGTAGCTCAACGCCCAGCACTTCGAAGGTAACACCTCCAGCCGCGTCGCCCACGGCTACCAAACCTGTAGAAAATGTTGGCGTCATCAGCTCAGTGGCTTCTGCGACGGCGGCCAGCGTGGCAACTATTACAACTGTACCACCTGCCAG TGTTACTCCTACGACATCGGTGGTTCAAGCGCCAGCTCCGAAGCCTACGTACCAAGAGTCAGTGATCACCAACGTCGAATCAATGGAGACTAAACAGACAAAGAAGAGGAAGGCGGTGAACGCCGCCAACGCCGCCGCCGAGTATGTCTCTACCACTCCACCCGCGCCG GTGAATGAAACGCCGGCTGCTCAAGGGCCGAGCGGTTGGGAGGGCGGACATAGTAACGTCAACAATGATGTTCTTATGTCTGAACCTTCGGACAAAGTCATCAAAAAG GCTAAGACGGACAACGTGGAGAGCGTGTCGGTGCCGACGTCGCACTTCGCTAGCGTGAGCCCGGCGCCtccgcccccgccgccgccgcccgcacACAGCCCCGCTTCGCACCCCAGTCCTAG GCATCTACCAAGCCCAATGCCTGGACCAAGTGGGCTGAACCAGGTTACTAACATACGATCACCATCGCAACCCCAG GGGAAAGGCGAGCGCGACGGGCCCGCCTCGCTCCTGGTCTCTGTGCCGTTACCCTCGACCAGCCACGGCCTCAACCTCACGGCACACTCACAG GCGCCGCAAGCGATGCCTGTTGAGATGCCGGGTCCATCGCAGCACATCTTTCATCAACCACAAAAACAA GCGGCGATGGACACTAGCATCACAGGGCATTCACCGCATGCAATTCCCAGTCGTTCCTGGGGAGGACTCAACGTGGCCTACGAAATGCAACAAGATCCTAATAAACCTGG TGTGAGTGGTATGGCCGGCACTAGTAAGGACTTGGGCCCCAACATGGGCCCCATGCCCCCTACCACCATTCGCAACAAGAAGCGAGCTGCTATGACCTCTGTTGTAGCCATGGCTAATGCACCACAGGCTATGC aGACGGTGACCACACAGAGCTTGGCGAGCGTGCGCCGACAGCCGCAGCCAACTCCGCCGCCTATCTACCAAGAGACCATCAAAGATTCACCGCCCAGCTCGCCGA GCTCGGAGCGCCCGCTCAAACCTAAAATGGAAGCGTCCAA GATGGGTGTATCGTGCACGGCGCCTCACATGCTGGGCAACGAGCTGAACCCGGagagcggcgcggcggcgtgccTGCAGGAACAGCTGAGCGCCGAGCTCGCGGCCCATGCTGCCGGCACCGCGGGCGCCGACCCGCTGATCCCGCCGCCGCTCATGAACAAGGCAGCTGCG GGAGCTAACAACAGCTCCGGGCGTGGTTCTTCCGGCGCGCAGAGCCTCGACCAGCTGCTGGAGAGGCAGTGGGAGCAAGGCTCACAGTTCCTGATGGAGCAAGCTCAGCATTTTGAta TTGCGTCGCTATTGTCGTGCTTGCATCAGCTGCGTACGGAAAACGTTAGGCTGGAGGACCATGTAGGCAGCCTGCAGTTGCGCCGCGATCATCTCCTAGCCGTCAACGCACGACTTGCTATACCGCTCACAACTG TGACTAGCGGACCGCCGGAGCCGAGCCGGTGCCAGATGCAGCGCGAGAACGGAGCGCAAGTGCGGCCACCGCCGCCGCAAGTTCGCGCTGCTGAGACCATTACATCTGAGCGCTCCCACCAG CAGCTAATTATGAGAGAAGTACAACAAAAGCCCAGCTGA
- the Alh gene encoding coiled coil domain containing protein Alhambra isoform X2, which produces MKEMVGGCCVCSDERGWPDNPLVYCDGNGCTVAVHQACYGIVTVPTGPWYCRKCESGETKTKVRCELCPSKSGALKRSDTGGWAHVVCALYIPEVRFGNVTSMEPIVLRLIPPERYNKTCYICADQGKSHRATAGACMQCNKSGCKQQFHVTCAQGLGLLCEEAGNYLDNVKYCGYCQHHYSKLKKGGNVKTIPPYKPVSHDSQSSDSSCEKEGEPSPMTSGSVTPTHAGKSKGPGRKSSHATSTVVSGSGKNTPTTSKTPTNTSQPMDIDPVEIPPFSRKHKTSDKNKKKPSPSRRGSSAGDGGSGSKTSTPAPSPQHTSTNAETSQPQSGRASGSSTPSTSKVTPPAASPTATKPVENVGVISSVASATAASVATITTVPPASVTPTTSVVQAPAPKPTYQESVITNVESMETKQTKKRKAVNAANAAAEYVSTTPPAPVNETPAAQGPSGWEGGHSNVNNDVLMSEPSDKVIKKAKTDNVESVSVPTSHFASVSPAPPPPPPPPAHSPASHPSPRHLPSPMPGPSGLNQVTNIRSPSQPQGKGERDGPASLLVSVPLPSTSHGLNLTAHSQAPQAMPVEMPGPSQHIFHQPQKQAAMDTSITGHSPHAIPSRSWGGLNVAYEMQQDPNKPGVSGMAGTSKDLGPNMGPMPPTTIRNKKRAAMTSVVAMANAPQAMQTVTTQSLASVRRQPQPTPPPIYQETIKDSPPSSPSSERPLKPKMEASKMGVSCTAPHMLGNELNPESGAAACLQEQLSAELAAHAAGTAGADPLIPPPLMNKAAAGANNSSGRGSSGAQSLDQLLERQWEQGSQFLMEQAQHFDIASLLSCLHQLRTENVRLEDHVGSLQLRRDHLLAVNARLAIPLTTVTSGPPEPSRCQMQRENGAQVRPPPPQVRAAETITSERSHQQLIMREVQQKPS; this is translated from the exons ATGAAGGAGATGGTAGGAGGCTGCTGTGTATGCTCGGACGAGCGCGGTTGGCCGGACAACCCGCTTGTCTACTGCGACGGAAATGGATGCACTGTGGCGGTCCACCAAG CCTGCTATGGCATAGTGACAGTACCAACGGGACCATGGTACTGCAGGAAGTGTGAGAGCGGTGAAACTAAGACCAAAGTG CGGTGTGAGCTGTGCCCGTCTAAATCAGGTGCACTCAAACGCTCGGATACGGGAGGTTGGGCACATGTCGTCTGCGCGCTCTACATACCGGAAGTACGGTTCGGCAATGTCACCTCCATGGAGCCGATCGTACTTCGCCTGATCCCGCCAGAGAGATATAACAAG ACCTGCTACATCTGTGCGGATCAGGGAAAGAGTCACCGAGCCACCGCTGGAGCATGCATGCAATGCAACAAATCAG GTTGTAAGCAACAGTTCCACGTGACGTGTGCCCAAGGGCTGGGCCTCCTCTGCGAAGAGGCCGGCAACTACTTGGACAACGTCAAGTACTGCGGCTACTGCCAACACCACTACAGCAAACTG AAAAAAGGTGGTAACGTAAAGACCATCCCGCCGTACAAGCCGGTGTCGCACGACAGTCAGTCGAGCGACTCGAGCTGCGAGAAGGAGGGCGAGCCCTCTCCAATGACTAGCGGGAGTGTCACGCCTACCCACGCCGGCAAGTCCAAAGGG CCTGGACGTAAGTCATCTCATGCTACAAGCACGGTGGTGTCAGGGTCTGGAAAAAACACACCGACCACATCTAAGACCCCGACCAACACGAGCCAGCCCATGG ATATTGATCCGGTTGAGATTCCGCCGTTCAGCCGTAAACACAAAACTTCGGATAAAA ACAAGAAGAAACCGTCGCCGTCGCGGCGGGGCTCGTCGGCGGGCGACGGGGGCTCCGGCAGCAAGACCAGCACACCTGCACCGTCTCCACAACACACATCAACAAATGCAGAAACTTCGCAGCCACAGAGCGGCAGAG CGTCTGGTAGCTCAACGCCCAGCACTTCGAAGGTAACACCTCCAGCCGCGTCGCCCACGGCTACCAAACCTGTAGAAAATGTTGGCGTCATCAGCTCAGTGGCTTCTGCGACGGCGGCCAGCGTGGCAACTATTACAACTGTACCACCTGCCAG TGTTACTCCTACGACATCGGTGGTTCAAGCGCCAGCTCCGAAGCCTACGTACCAAGAGTCAGTGATCACCAACGTCGAATCAATGGAGACTAAACAGACAAAGAAGAGGAAGGCGGTGAACGCCGCCAACGCCGCCGCCGAGTATGTCTCTACCACTCCACCCGCGCCG GTGAATGAAACGCCGGCTGCTCAAGGGCCGAGCGGTTGGGAGGGCGGACATAGTAACGTCAACAATGATGTTCTTATGTCTGAACCTTCGGACAAAGTCATCAAAAAG GCTAAGACGGACAACGTGGAGAGCGTGTCGGTGCCGACGTCGCACTTCGCTAGCGTGAGCCCGGCGCCtccgcccccgccgccgccgcccgcacACAGCCCCGCTTCGCACCCCAGTCCTAG GCATCTACCAAGCCCAATGCCTGGACCAAGTGGGCTGAACCAGGTTACTAACATACGATCACCATCGCAACCCCAG GGGAAAGGCGAGCGCGACGGGCCCGCCTCGCTCCTGGTCTCTGTGCCGTTACCCTCGACCAGCCACGGCCTCAACCTCACGGCACACTCACAG GCGCCGCAAGCGATGCCTGTTGAGATGCCGGGTCCATCGCAGCACATCTTTCATCAACCACAAAAACAA GCGGCGATGGACACTAGCATCACAGGGCATTCACCGCATGCAATTCCCAGTCGTTCCTGGGGAGGACTCAACGTGGCCTACGAAATGCAACAAGATCCTAATAAACCTGG TGTGAGTGGTATGGCCGGCACTAGTAAGGACTTGGGCCCCAACATGGGCCCCATGCCCCCTACCACCATTCGCAACAAGAAGCGAGCTGCTATGACCTCTGTTGTAGCCATGGCTAATGCACCACAGGCTATGC aGACGGTGACCACACAGAGCTTGGCGAGCGTGCGCCGACAGCCGCAGCCAACTCCGCCGCCTATCTACCAAGAGACCATCAAAGATTCACCGCCCAGCTCGCCGA GCTCGGAGCGCCCGCTCAAACCTAAAATGGAAGCGTCCAA GATGGGTGTATCGTGCACGGCGCCTCACATGCTGGGCAACGAGCTGAACCCGGagagcggcgcggcggcgtgccTGCAGGAACAGCTGAGCGCCGAGCTCGCGGCCCATGCTGCCGGCACCGCGGGCGCCGACCCGCTGATCCCGCCGCCGCTCATGAACAAGGCAGCTGCG GGAGCTAACAACAGCTCCGGGCGTGGTTCTTCCGGCGCGCAGAGCCTCGACCAGCTGCTGGAGAGGCAGTGGGAGCAAGGCTCACAGTTCCTGATGGAGCAAGCTCAGCATTTTGAta TTGCGTCGCTATTGTCGTGCTTGCATCAGCTGCGTACGGAAAACGTTAGGCTGGAGGACCATGTAGGCAGCCTGCAGTTGCGCCGCGATCATCTCCTAGCCGTCAACGCACGACTTGCTATACCGCTCACAACTG TGACTAGCGGACCGCCGGAGCCGAGCCGGTGCCAGATGCAGCGCGAGAACGGAGCGCAAGTGCGGCCACCGCCGCCGCAAGTTCGCGCTGCTGAGACCATTACATCTGAGCGCTCCCACCAG CAGCTAATTATGAGAGAAGTACAACAAAAGCCCAGCTGA